In Bacillus sp. Cs-700, one genomic interval encodes:
- a CDS encoding cysteine desulfurase family protein: MIYLDNSATTMPYNEALDAFRTASEKFFANPSSLHRKGGEAERLLRQARSSIAELLHVKINEVIFTSGGTESNNLAIKGTAFQYLNQGKHLITSCIEHASTLEAFRQLELLGFSVTYLPVDQDGKVSLDELKKALTPDTILVSIMHVNNELGSIQPIKEIGHLIKQKSRALFHIDDVQGIGKVPLDFNDVQADFVSYSAHKFHGLKGNGLLIKREKITLLPLLSGGGQEREIRSGTENGPGIVAMAKALRLYLNRAKTQKRTLETLRTHVFTELSIIEGIELNSSMSGAPHIVNFSVPGIKPEVLIHALEGKEIYVSTRSACSSKTAEISHVLAAVGLTTIRARSAIRISLSFETTKEQIDIFLNELQTEVPKLKQVMR, encoded by the coding sequence ATGATTTATTTGGATAATAGTGCTACTACAATGCCGTATAACGAAGCGCTTGATGCTTTTCGTACAGCGTCTGAGAAGTTTTTTGCGAATCCTTCTTCTCTTCACCGAAAAGGAGGAGAGGCAGAAAGGTTACTTCGCCAAGCAAGGTCAAGCATTGCAGAGTTATTGCACGTTAAAATAAATGAAGTTATATTTACTTCAGGTGGAACAGAAAGTAATAATCTCGCTATCAAAGGAACAGCATTTCAGTACTTGAACCAGGGGAAGCATCTGATAACTAGTTGCATTGAACATGCCTCTACCTTAGAAGCTTTTCGACAACTTGAATTATTAGGATTTTCAGTAACCTATTTGCCAGTTGATCAAGATGGGAAAGTGTCTTTAGATGAGCTAAAAAAAGCACTCACTCCTGATACCATTCTTGTTTCCATTATGCATGTGAATAATGAACTGGGCTCAATTCAACCTATTAAAGAGATCGGACATCTTATTAAGCAGAAGTCACGTGCCCTTTTTCATATTGATGATGTTCAGGGGATTGGAAAAGTACCACTTGATTTTAATGATGTTCAGGCCGATTTTGTTTCGTACTCAGCTCATAAATTTCACGGTCTTAAAGGAAATGGTTTATTAATTAAACGGGAGAAGATCACTTTACTTCCACTCCTCTCTGGTGGAGGGCAGGAAAGGGAAATTCGCTCCGGTACAGAAAATGGCCCAGGAATTGTTGCGATGGCAAAGGCTCTTCGCTTGTATTTAAATAGAGCAAAAACTCAAAAACGAACGCTGGAAACTTTAAGAACGCATGTGTTTACAGAGCTATCAATAATCGAGGGAATTGAGTTAAATAGTTCAATGTCTGGTGCTCCACATATTGTGAATTTTTCAGTTCCTGGTATTAAACCTGAAGTATTAATTCATGCGCTCGAGGGTAAAGAAATTTATGTTTCTACGCGTTCCGCATGTTCTTCAAAAACGGCTGAAATAAGCCATGTCTTAGCGGCAGTTGGCTTAACCACGATACGAGCAAGATCTGCTATTCGAATTAGTCTTTCTTTTGAAACGACTAAAGAGCAAATTGATATATTTCTAAACGAATTGCAAACTGAAGTACCAAAACTAAAACAAGTAATGAGGTAA
- the thiI gene encoding tRNA uracil 4-sulfurtransferase ThiI, producing the protein MAMYDHIILRYGEISLKGKNRKGFITSLKKRVKQVLSDYPAIEVHQSFDRMIVKLNDEDPEPILMKLKTIFGIHSLSVAIKTDHDIDLIKEKALQLVKDQMGNESMTFKVTVRRPFKQFPHRSQDMNRDIGGYVLSNTEKLTVDVHHPDMELKVEVKQDGAYLSCNNSEGAGGLPTVQDNKVMLMLSGGIDSPVAGYLTMKRGVKVEAVHFHSPPFTSERSKQKVEDLVKVLSRYGGDIRLHIVPFTNTQKAIQKEMPDNYSMTIMRRMMMRITEKLAEKNNALAIATGESLGQVASQTIQSMNTINEVTNYPVLRPLISMDKIEIMKISREIDLYDISIRPYEDCCTIFLPEAPKTKPKREHANKFEQYLPIDELVEEAVNGVETIHIKEKDDSFDELL; encoded by the coding sequence ATAGCTATGTATGATCACATCATCCTTCGCTACGGTGAAATTTCTCTTAAAGGAAAAAATAGAAAAGGTTTTATTACATCTTTGAAAAAAAGAGTGAAGCAAGTATTGTCGGATTACCCGGCAATTGAAGTACATCAATCTTTTGATCGAATGATTGTTAAACTTAATGACGAGGATCCAGAACCGATTTTAATGAAACTTAAAACAATTTTTGGGATTCACTCTTTAAGTGTGGCTATAAAAACAGACCACGATATTGATTTGATTAAAGAAAAAGCCTTACAACTAGTGAAAGATCAAATGGGCAACGAAAGTATGACGTTTAAGGTAACGGTTAGAAGGCCATTCAAACAGTTTCCGCACAGATCGCAGGATATGAACCGTGATATTGGAGGATATGTATTAAGTAACACAGAGAAATTGACTGTTGATGTACATCATCCTGACATGGAATTGAAAGTAGAAGTGAAGCAAGATGGCGCTTATCTTAGCTGCAATAATTCCGAAGGTGCAGGTGGATTGCCGACTGTACAGGACAATAAAGTGATGCTAATGCTGTCCGGTGGCATTGATAGTCCTGTTGCAGGCTATCTTACAATGAAACGAGGCGTAAAAGTTGAGGCTGTTCATTTTCACAGTCCTCCTTTTACAAGTGAACGTTCGAAACAAAAAGTGGAGGATCTTGTAAAAGTTCTGTCCCGTTATGGTGGGGATATTCGCCTTCATATCGTTCCGTTTACAAATACGCAAAAGGCGATTCAAAAGGAAATGCCTGATAACTATAGCATGACGATTATGAGAAGAATGATGATGCGCATTACAGAAAAACTTGCTGAGAAAAATAATGCTTTGGCCATTGCGACGGGAGAAAGTCTCGGCCAGGTTGCGAGTCAAACGATTCAGAGTATGAATACGATTAACGAGGTAACAAACTACCCGGTATTAAGGCCACTTATTTCGATGGATAAAATTGAAATTATGAAAATTTCAAGAGAGATTGATTTATATGATATCTCGATTCGCCCTTACGAAGACTGTTGTACGATATTCTTGCCTGAAGCTCCAAAAACAAAGCCGAAACGTGAGCATGCGAATAAATTTGAACAATATTTGCCAATTGATGAACTTGTTGAGGAAGCGGTAAATGGTGTTGAAACGATCCACATTAAAGAAAAAGACGATTCTTTTGACGAATTGCTTTAG
- a CDS encoding alpha/beta-type small acid-soluble spore protein, with the protein MANNSSNNLVVPGVQQALDQMKYEIASEFGVNLGPDSTSRSNGSVGGEITKRLVQQSEQQFGGYSK; encoded by the coding sequence ATGGCAAACAACAGTTCAAACAACCTTGTAGTTCCAGGTGTACAGCAAGCTCTAGATCAAATGAAATATGAAATTGCTTCTGAATTTGGCGTGAATCTTGGTCCTGATTCAACTTCACGTTCAAACGGGTCAGTTGGTGGCGAGATCACAAAGCGTCTTGTTCAGCAGTCTGAACAACAGTTCGGAGGATATTCCAAATAA
- a CDS encoding acyl--CoA ligase: protein MQDLIAPEYYNLTSEMERFISNEDKVALKWRSDQGDEQEITYKQLFEKANRIAGALTSGGLAPQDRVLIMMPRLIDTYAVYIACLKAGLVVIPSSEMLRKKDLVYRINHAEAKAVICESELIEAFEGVESDAPSLKYKFSVGKETKGWLPLLQQSENESASFEGVNTLRDDMAFLSYTSGTTGNPKGVVHSHGWAYAHLRTTSASWLDIQEDDNVWATAGPGWQKWIWSPFVATLGSGATGFLYSGKFDPEAYLDFLSKYDINVLCCTPTEYRLMAKVDGLDRYNLPVLRSAVSAGEPLNREVIDTFRKYFKIDVRDGYGQTENTLLVGILKGMEVKPGSMGKPTPGNQVEIINEEGEPVQVGEVGDIAVHKDVPALFKKYYQDQERTQMAYRGDYYLTGDKASKDDDGYFWFEGRGDDIIISSGYTIGPFEVEDALVKHPAVQECAVVASPDEVRGNIVKAYIVLKDASQAGDALTRELQDHVKELTAPYKYPRKIEFIEELPKTTSGKIRRIELRQKETQGAS, encoded by the coding sequence ATGCAAGATTTAATTGCACCAGAATATTATAATTTAACAAGTGAAATGGAACGATTTATTTCTAATGAAGACAAGGTTGCTTTAAAATGGCGAAGCGATCAAGGTGACGAGCAGGAAATTACATATAAGCAATTATTTGAAAAGGCGAACCGCATTGCCGGTGCTTTAACAAGTGGAGGATTAGCACCGCAAGATCGCGTATTAATTATGATGCCTAGGCTTATCGATACATATGCAGTCTACATTGCATGTCTAAAAGCTGGCCTTGTCGTTATTCCTTCGTCGGAAATGTTACGGAAAAAGGATCTGGTATACCGAATAAATCATGCTGAAGCAAAGGCGGTTATTTGTGAATCAGAACTAATTGAAGCATTTGAAGGGGTAGAAAGTGATGCGCCATCACTGAAATATAAGTTCAGTGTCGGAAAAGAGACAAAGGGGTGGCTTCCATTACTTCAACAATCTGAAAATGAAAGCGCTTCTTTCGAGGGCGTTAACACATTGCGTGATGATATGGCATTCCTTTCCTATACTTCAGGAACCACTGGTAATCCAAAAGGCGTTGTGCATAGTCATGGTTGGGCGTATGCACATTTAAGAACCACTTCTGCATCCTGGCTTGATATTCAAGAAGATGATAACGTTTGGGCAACAGCAGGACCTGGTTGGCAGAAGTGGATATGGAGTCCATTTGTTGCTACGTTAGGCAGTGGAGCTACTGGATTCTTATACAGTGGTAAATTTGATCCTGAAGCATATCTTGATTTCCTTTCCAAATACGACATTAATGTTCTTTGTTGTACTCCGACAGAATACCGATTAATGGCAAAAGTAGATGGTTTGGATCGCTACAACCTCCCCGTGCTTCGAAGTGCCGTTTCAGCGGGAGAACCTCTTAATCGTGAGGTTATTGATACGTTTAGAAAGTATTTTAAAATCGATGTAAGAGACGGTTACGGTCAAACGGAGAATACGTTGCTTGTTGGTATTCTAAAAGGAATGGAAGTAAAACCAGGGTCAATGGGGAAACCAACCCCAGGAAACCAGGTGGAAATTATCAATGAAGAGGGAGAGCCGGTTCAAGTTGGGGAAGTTGGCGATATTGCCGTACATAAAGATGTGCCAGCTCTTTTCAAAAAGTACTATCAAGATCAAGAGCGTACACAGATGGCATATCGAGGGGATTATTATTTAACAGGGGATAAGGCGTCCAAAGATGACGATGGCTACTTCTGGTTTGAGGGGAGAGGTGATGATATTATTATTAGCTCTGGATATACCATTGGACCTTTTGAAGTGGAAGATGCTCTCGTAAAGCATCCAGCTGTTCAGGAGTGTGCCGTCGTGGCAAGTCCGGATGAAGTAAGAGGGAATATTGTTAAAGCATATATTGTATTAAAAGATGCGAGTCAGGCAGGTGATGCGTTAACTCGTGAACTTCAAGATCATGTGAAAGAGCTGACGGCACCGTACAAATACCCCCGTAAGATTGAATTTATTGAAGAACTTCCAAAGACCACGTCTGGAAAGATAAGAAGAATTGAACTCCGACAAAAAGAAACGCAGGGAGCTTCATAA
- a CDS encoding undecaprenyldiphospho-muramoylpentapeptide beta-N-acetylglucosaminyltransferase yields the protein MKKKILFTGGGSAGHVTVNLALIPRFLEEDWDIHYIGSEKGIERQLIEPVKGVTYHHVATGKLRRYFDWNNFKDPFKVIKGVGEAFSIIKREKPSVIFSKGGFVSVPVVIAGKMNGVPVIIHESDLTPGLANKVAIPFASKVCTTFPETVKHLPENKAEYIGAVVRDELKKGNRSKGLSFAEFSGTKPVMLIMGGSLGAKRINESVRNQLNQLLQTFDILHLTGKGQVDESLQMKGYKQFEYVTDELPDLLAMADLIVSRAGSNSIFEFLALKKPMLLIPLSRAASRGDQILNAQSFQKSGYANVLLEEDLTDASFLRLVRETYEKRSTYLKAMEQDNAGDQANKIESLIKSIAK from the coding sequence TTGAAGAAGAAGATTTTATTTACAGGCGGTGGATCAGCCGGACACGTTACCGTTAATTTAGCTCTCATCCCCCGTTTCTTAGAAGAAGATTGGGATATCCATTATATCGGATCTGAAAAAGGGATTGAACGTCAGCTTATTGAACCCGTTAAAGGCGTTACGTATCATCACGTTGCAACCGGAAAGTTAAGAAGATATTTTGACTGGAATAACTTTAAAGATCCTTTTAAAGTCATTAAAGGCGTTGGAGAAGCTTTCTCCATTATTAAACGAGAAAAACCATCTGTTATTTTCTCAAAAGGTGGATTTGTTTCTGTCCCGGTTGTGATTGCCGGTAAAATGAACGGAGTACCTGTCATTATTCACGAATCTGATTTAACTCCCGGCCTTGCTAATAAAGTAGCAATTCCTTTCGCATCAAAAGTGTGCACCACTTTTCCAGAAACTGTGAAGCACCTTCCTGAAAATAAAGCAGAATACATCGGGGCTGTTGTACGCGATGAATTAAAAAAGGGAAACCGGTCAAAAGGACTCTCATTCGCTGAATTTAGTGGAACAAAACCAGTAATGCTTATTATGGGAGGTAGTTTAGGAGCAAAGCGAATCAACGAATCGGTTCGTAACCAGCTCAATCAGTTACTCCAAACATTCGATATCCTTCACCTTACAGGTAAAGGGCAGGTTGATGAGTCACTTCAAATGAAAGGTTACAAACAATTTGAATATGTAACAGATGAACTTCCTGATTTATTAGCAATGGCCGACTTAATCGTTTCTAGGGCTGGATCAAATTCAATCTTTGAATTTCTTGCGCTAAAGAAACCAATGCTGCTCATTCCACTATCAAGAGCAGCGAGTAGAGGTGACCAAATCTTAAATGCTCAATCATTTCAAAAATCGGGCTATGCTAACGTTTTGTTAGAAGAAGATTTAACTGACGCTTCTTTCTTAAGATTAGTACGCGAAACTTATGAAAAAAGGTCCACTTACTTAAAAGCAATGGAGCAAGATAATGCCGGAGATCAAGCGAATAAAATCGAGTCATTGATTAAAAGCATCGCAAAATGA